From the genome of Gracilimonas sp., one region includes:
- a CDS encoding alpha/beta hydrolase gives MKRILLVFVSVFFVTQALSQKTTSSNMIEGESFEFTTQHSTLHYEKYGSGTPLLILHGNGGSTKSMYRLLPDLVSEYEVIAIDSPCHGQSSCNENLLSYEFIAQEITAFVNELGYDKIKIWGHSDGGIVALMLGYTIPGKIDRMLVSGANTRLDTTALLPGIVEMINRYDEIPMPDMRVQVKLMANQKPIPDSKIKEISIPVTLMVGDRDAVRIEHTLEMFNLLPNANLCVLPGTSHFLENPGYVITQLQQLNTPFRSPSTLDVVQQISGQIFQN, from the coding sequence ATGAAGCGTATTCTTTTAGTATTTGTTTCTGTTTTTTTTGTGACTCAGGCATTATCTCAAAAAACAACCTCAAGCAATATGATAGAGGGGGAAAGTTTTGAATTCACAACCCAGCATTCCACCCTTCACTACGAAAAATATGGATCCGGTACTCCTTTACTGATTCTTCATGGAAATGGGGGATCCACTAAAAGTATGTATCGCCTACTTCCTGATCTTGTATCAGAATATGAAGTTATTGCAATTGACAGTCCTTGCCACGGGCAAAGTTCCTGCAATGAAAACCTGTTGAGTTATGAATTTATAGCCCAAGAGATAACGGCCTTTGTTAACGAACTGGGATATGATAAGATTAAGATATGGGGACACAGTGATGGCGGTATCGTCGCTTTGATGTTAGGCTATACTATACCAGGGAAAATTGATCGCATGTTAGTATCAGGGGCAAACACACGTCTGGACACCACAGCCTTGTTGCCTGGAATCGTGGAAATGATAAATAGATACGATGAAATCCCAATGCCGGATATGAGGGTACAAGTAAAGCTGATGGCCAATCAAAAACCCATTCCTGATTCAAAAATCAAAGAAATATCTATTCCGGTTACCCTGATGGTTGGAGATCGTGATGCCGTCAGGATTGAACATACACTAGAGATGTTTAATCTGTTGCCCAATGCAAATCTATGTGTTCTGCCGGGTACAAGTCACTTTCTGGAGAATCCCGGATATGTGATCACTCAGCTTCAGCAGTTGAATACGCCATTCAGGTCCCCATCTACACTGGATGTAGTTCAGCAGATATCAGGTCAAATATTTCAAAATTAA